The following coding sequences lie in one Streptomyces sp. NBC_00510 genomic window:
- a CDS encoding plasmid stabilization protein, with product MPAGSNRKRERQYEHIKESAQERGESEKRAKEIAARTVNRERARAGESKTASRSSVEDMSSGKRGGQRSGKGSQGPTRDQLYAEAKRRNVDGRSHMNKAELQRALGDS from the coding sequence ATGCCCGCAGGGTCGAACCGCAAGCGTGAGCGGCAGTACGAGCACATCAAGGAGAGCGCCCAGGAGCGGGGCGAGAGCGAGAAGCGGGCCAAGGAGATCGCCGCCCGTACGGTCAACAGGGAACGCGCCAGGGCGGGTGAGTCCAAGACCGCCAGCCGCTCCTCCGTCGAGGACATGTCCTCGGGCAAGCGCGGCGGACAGCGCTCCGGCAAGGGCTCCCAGGGGCCCACACGCGACCAGCTCTACGCCGAGGCCAAGCGCCGCAACGTCGACGGTCGTTCGCACATGAACAAGGCGGAACTCCAACGAGCCCTCGGCGACAGCTGA
- a CDS encoding DUF6480 family protein, with protein MSTPHAADRSAPSSSAERKVPPTETPPAESSTTHGISLPERPELRKAWGFTPLVLIFCVVAIFLAGVIAMIVALST; from the coding sequence ATGAGCACGCCGCATGCAGCCGACCGTTCCGCCCCGAGCAGCAGTGCCGAACGCAAGGTGCCGCCCACGGAGACACCCCCGGCGGAAAGCAGCACCACTCACGGGATCTCCCTCCCCGAGCGGCCGGAACTTCGCAAGGCGTGGGGATTCACGCCGCTGGTGTTGATCTTCTGCGTCGTCGCCATCTTCCTCGCGGGAGTGATCGCCATGATCGTCGCACTCTCCACCTAG
- a CDS encoding DUF6131 family protein, whose product MLILGIILLIIGFLTGISILWTIGIILVIIGLVLWVLGAVGHSVGGRKHYW is encoded by the coding sequence ATGCTCATCCTCGGCATCATCCTGCTGATCATCGGCTTCCTCACCGGGATCTCGATCCTGTGGACCATCGGGATCATCCTGGTGATCATCGGCCTCGTGCTCTGGGTGCTGGGCGCGGTGGGGCACAGCGTCGGCGGACGCAAGCACTACTGGTAG
- a CDS encoding SpoIIE family protein phosphatase, which yields MPDGLLDGVMAPAYVVDGEGSIIAANEAAGTLLQRSTADLLGQDAHDLLHRDSHGHTLPRSRCEMRDALLTERTRHSDVGWFARGDGSLLGLSWFLTPYALGSGRPGALVMLYQRQEAATPPQEQEEGFSTPLTELDRLALLAETTTQLTSTLDVNEALHRLAALTVPLLADWAVVDLLTENDEVRRALVVQNKDGLLIERADLQGPMPPVPQESPMPLSRALRGAASTIATASTYHGPPDSGIAVEQHRLFERTGMHSAAIAPIRGLRDVLGALTLGRSERPDGFTARDLPLLEDVTRRAGLALDNARLYQRQRKVAETMQRHLLPQMPTIPGLQMTARYVPAPQASQVGGDWYDAFPLVDGATALAIGDVVGHDLDAAGGMAQVRNMLRAFAWSDPESPSAIVTRLDQAVMHTAEVPMATMIFARLTSVDDGLWRLEWTNAGHPPPLLVTYDGQTSFLTEGHGILLGTGTDRPRQDAVFTLPPQATLVLYTDGLVESTRHSIDVGLDELRKHAASLARRPLDSFSDSLLNRVRPPDNDDDVAFLALRTPAAP from the coding sequence CTGGACGGCGTCATGGCGCCCGCCTACGTGGTGGACGGCGAGGGGTCGATCATCGCGGCCAACGAGGCGGCAGGGACCCTCCTGCAGAGGTCCACCGCGGATCTCCTCGGCCAGGACGCACATGACCTGCTCCACCGTGACAGCCACGGTCACACCCTGCCGCGCTCCCGTTGCGAGATGCGTGACGCCCTGCTCACGGAACGCACCCGGCACAGCGACGTCGGGTGGTTCGCCCGCGGGGACGGCAGCCTGCTCGGGCTGTCCTGGTTCCTGACGCCGTACGCCCTGGGGTCCGGAAGGCCGGGGGCCCTGGTCATGCTCTACCAGCGGCAGGAGGCAGCAACACCCCCCCAGGAGCAGGAAGAGGGGTTCTCGACGCCGCTGACGGAGCTCGACCGTCTCGCCCTCCTCGCGGAGACCACCACCCAGCTCACCTCGACACTCGACGTGAACGAGGCGCTGCACCGACTGGCCGCCCTGACCGTGCCGTTGCTGGCGGACTGGGCGGTCGTCGACCTCCTCACCGAGAACGACGAGGTGCGGCGCGCCCTGGTGGTCCAGAACAAGGACGGTCTCCTGATCGAGCGCGCGGACCTGCAAGGGCCCATGCCGCCGGTGCCGCAGGAATCCCCGATGCCGCTGTCCCGCGCATTGCGCGGCGCCGCGTCGACCATCGCCACCGCCTCGACCTACCACGGCCCTCCGGATTCCGGAATCGCGGTCGAGCAGCACCGGCTCTTCGAGAGGACGGGCATGCACTCCGCGGCCATCGCCCCGATCCGTGGGCTGCGGGACGTGCTCGGGGCGCTCACGCTGGGCCGGTCGGAACGCCCGGACGGCTTCACCGCCCGTGACCTGCCGCTGCTGGAAGACGTGACCCGCCGGGCGGGCCTGGCGCTGGACAACGCCCGCCTCTACCAGAGGCAGCGCAAGGTCGCCGAGACCATGCAGCGTCACCTGCTGCCCCAGATGCCCACGATCCCCGGGCTGCAGATGACCGCCAGGTACGTCCCGGCCCCTCAGGCCTCGCAAGTCGGCGGTGACTGGTACGACGCGTTCCCGCTCGTCGATGGTGCCACCGCACTGGCCATAGGCGACGTCGTCGGGCACGACCTCGACGCCGCCGGCGGCATGGCACAGGTCCGGAACATGTTGCGCGCCTTCGCCTGGTCGGATCCCGAGTCGCCCAGCGCCATCGTCACGCGCCTCGACCAGGCTGTGATGCATACCGCCGAAGTGCCCATGGCGACGATGATCTTCGCGCGACTCACCAGCGTGGATGACGGGCTGTGGCGACTGGAGTGGACCAACGCGGGCCATCCGCCGCCGCTCCTGGTGACCTACGACGGGCAGACGAGCTTCCTCACCGAGGGCCACGGCATCCTGCTCGGCACGGGCACCGACAGGCCGCGCCAGGACGCCGTCTTCACCCTGCCCCCGCAGGCCACCCTCGTGCTGTACACGGACGGACTGGTCGAGTCGACCCGGCACTCCATCGACGTCGGCCTCGACGAGCTCCGCAAGCACGCGGCATCGCTGGCCCGGCGCCCCCTGGACTCGTTCAGCGACTCGCTGCTGAACCGGGTCCGGCCCCCGGACAACGACGACGACGTCGCCTTCCTCGCCCTGCGCACACCCGCTGCCCCGTAG
- a CDS encoding FUSC family protein: MQRARSGPANVRDRLVASDPGLIRLLSALSTVCAVLLTLGVLAALRAPIPVLVTGALTAIVSTVAVTEPRPRDQLLTLAAGLPIALATMAVGSALTPYRVVADVVFVLLIFAAIYIRRLGSRATTLGIIAFQLFFVTQFAETRVEQLPQLFLAVLVAFGSSALVRFAVLRSPPERTLARLQRAFRLRLVLVLDALIEVAEGGPEAPRAERQVDDLRRYAARLHTAALMIQTRLATGTPDERTATAIQRRVAEAETAVERLAVLVLRVLWPAADVDTLTRHLTRIGRAGSSIDARDAAMLPALVSELRALRVVIGPGRPRPEGADPAEVRNRLLGYRNDEHLPDASPAMRDVFRSAGDFARALFGLSLAVDGDTSASQDTAEAARSREELTAEDSGLAKDVVPKPEGPRIRPTTRTALQVATGSALAVVGGELLSPQRWYWAVFTCWVVFISTASTGEILVRGYRRLIGTVVGVVAGLALAALIGDDPPLAFALVVLSVFGMYYTTAVSYTLMSFFVTTMIGMLYTLLHALTPGVLVVRIEETAFGIACGLAAALLVLPVRTRERTDQLLRDVLERLRAVLSQSLARLGGEAGRDLLVPARALDSALDSLRLSVQPLITPISPLRSRRRTALCVLGLLETAAFHTRSLAATVEAMPAGVRVSPDPCLVDEAGRIDRNLAKLIGQVAARCEEDTSIEGGSGVPTHLGEGFAGARAEDVHATRRVVRHLQRVDESIQGLARTLKVPVRYNS; this comes from the coding sequence ATGCAGCGGGCCCGATCGGGGCCGGCGAACGTCCGGGATCGGCTCGTGGCGTCCGATCCCGGACTGATCCGGCTGCTGTCCGCGCTGAGCACGGTCTGCGCGGTCCTGTTGACGCTCGGTGTCCTCGCGGCGCTGCGTGCCCCCATACCGGTCCTGGTGACGGGTGCCCTCACCGCGATCGTCAGCACGGTGGCGGTCACCGAGCCCCGGCCGCGCGACCAGCTGCTGACCCTCGCGGCCGGATTGCCCATCGCGCTGGCGACCATGGCGGTCGGCAGCGCGCTGACGCCGTACCGGGTCGTGGCGGACGTGGTGTTCGTGCTGTTGATCTTTGCCGCCATCTACATCCGGCGGCTGGGCTCGCGTGCGACCACGCTGGGCATCATCGCCTTCCAACTCTTCTTCGTGACCCAGTTCGCCGAGACCCGCGTGGAGCAATTGCCGCAGCTGTTCCTGGCCGTGCTGGTGGCCTTCGGCAGCTCGGCGCTGGTCCGGTTCGCCGTCCTGCGCTCGCCGCCGGAGCGGACGCTGGCACGGCTGCAGCGGGCCTTCCGGCTGCGTCTGGTGCTGGTGCTCGACGCGCTGATCGAGGTGGCCGAGGGCGGACCGGAGGCGCCGCGGGCCGAGCGGCAGGTCGACGATCTGCGCCGGTACGCGGCCCGCCTGCACACGGCCGCGTTGATGATCCAGACCCGGCTGGCAACCGGCACGCCCGACGAGCGCACCGCCACCGCGATCCAGCGCCGCGTGGCGGAAGCGGAGACGGCCGTGGAACGGCTGGCCGTCCTCGTGCTGCGGGTCCTGTGGCCCGCTGCCGACGTCGACACCCTGACCCGGCACCTGACCAGGATCGGCCGCGCCGGATCCTCCATCGACGCCCGCGACGCGGCGATGCTGCCCGCGCTGGTCTCGGAACTGCGTGCGCTGCGCGTGGTGATCGGACCGGGTCGGCCGCGGCCGGAGGGCGCCGATCCCGCCGAGGTGCGCAACCGCCTGCTCGGCTACCGCAACGACGAGCACCTGCCCGACGCGTCGCCGGCGATGCGGGACGTCTTCCGCTCCGCCGGGGACTTCGCCCGCGCCCTGTTCGGCCTGAGCCTGGCCGTCGACGGGGACACCTCGGCATCCCAGGACACCGCCGAGGCGGCACGGTCGAGGGAGGAGCTCACGGCAGAGGACTCCGGCCTGGCGAAGGACGTCGTACCGAAGCCGGAGGGCCCCCGCATCCGCCCCACCACCAGGACCGCGCTGCAGGTCGCGACCGGATCGGCGCTGGCCGTCGTCGGCGGTGAGCTGCTGTCGCCGCAACGCTGGTACTGGGCGGTGTTCACGTGCTGGGTGGTGTTCATCAGCACCGCCTCCACCGGCGAGATCCTGGTCAGAGGGTACCGGCGGCTGATCGGCACGGTGGTGGGCGTCGTCGCCGGGCTCGCCCTCGCCGCCCTGATCGGCGACGACCCCCCGCTGGCCTTCGCGCTCGTGGTCCTCAGCGTGTTCGGCATGTACTACACGACCGCGGTGTCCTACACGCTGATGTCCTTCTTCGTCACCACGATGATCGGCATGCTGTACACGCTGCTCCACGCCCTCACCCCGGGCGTGCTGGTGGTGCGCATCGAGGAGACCGCGTTCGGGATCGCGTGCGGGCTGGCCGCCGCTCTGCTCGTGCTGCCGGTGCGGACCCGCGAACGCACGGACCAGTTGCTGCGCGACGTGCTGGAACGCCTTCGCGCGGTGCTGTCGCAGTCGCTGGCCCGTCTGGGCGGCGAGGCCGGCCGGGATCTGCTGGTGCCGGCCCGTGCGCTGGATTCGGCCCTGGACAGCCTGCGTCTGTCGGTGCAGCCGCTGATCACCCCGATCAGCCCGTTGCGGTCCCGGCGGCGCACCGCGCTCTGCGTGCTGGGGTTGCTGGAGACGGCGGCCTTCCACACCCGTAGCCTGGCCGCCACCGTGGAAGCCATGCCGGCCGGTGTCCGCGTCAGCCCCGATCCGTGCCTCGTGGACGAGGCCGGCCGGATCGACCGGAACCTCGCGAAGCTGATCGGCCAGGTGGCTGCTCGATGCGAGGAGGACACCTCGATCGAGGGCGGTTCCGGCGTTCCCACCCACCTCGGAGAGGGTTTCGCCGGGGCGCGTGCCGAGGACGTCCACGCGACGCGGCGGGTGGTACGGCACCTGCAACGCGTGGACGAGAGCATCCAGGGCCTTGCCCGAACCCTCAAGGTGCCCGTCCGCTACAACTCGTAG
- a CDS encoding serine/threonine-protein phosphatase, with the protein MAHDQLGLDDVLTAAEAASPVNSLDVVARNLRERFGARSVSLLLPDVIGQKMVRVSEDADSQQVRSADQVPLHGSVYQDVLRSQQVTRVPGDGAGERVIAPVTNRGDTIGVLELTLPDATDDVLGQVAEAALALAYIVVTDRRFTDVYHWGKRTTPMTLAAEIQRQLLPTASCCTANEFTVAGALVPADSIGGDTYDFTLDYDTLHLSITDAMGHDIRSAMLATVLVNASRRARRAGCDLAEQARQMHEAILEHGSHGLATGQLVRVALDGTGCQLVNAGHPWPLRLRDGTVEELRLAVDLPFGVPSPAPHRVQDLDVRAGDRLVLYTDGMQERRARGVDLAVMLRDSAAEHPREVVQTMTSAVSVACHGHLEDDASIVCLDWRA; encoded by the coding sequence GTGGCGCATGACCAGCTCGGGCTCGACGACGTACTCACGGCGGCGGAGGCAGCCTCGCCGGTGAACTCGCTGGACGTGGTGGCGCGCAACCTGCGGGAGCGGTTCGGGGCCCGCTCGGTGTCCTTGCTGCTCCCCGACGTCATCGGCCAGAAGATGGTGCGGGTCAGCGAGGACGCGGACTCGCAGCAGGTCAGGAGCGCCGATCAGGTTCCGCTGCACGGCAGCGTCTACCAGGACGTGCTGCGCAGCCAGCAGGTGACGCGGGTACCCGGCGACGGGGCGGGTGAGCGGGTGATCGCGCCCGTCACCAACCGGGGTGACACGATCGGGGTGCTGGAGCTGACCTTGCCGGACGCCACCGACGACGTGCTGGGGCAGGTTGCCGAGGCGGCGCTCGCGCTGGCGTACATCGTCGTGACCGATCGCCGGTTCACCGATGTCTACCACTGGGGCAAGCGCACGACGCCGATGACCTTGGCGGCCGAGATCCAGCGGCAGCTGCTGCCTACGGCCTCCTGCTGCACGGCGAACGAGTTCACCGTCGCCGGGGCGCTGGTGCCCGCGGATTCCATCGGCGGTGACACCTACGACTTCACCCTGGACTACGACACGCTGCACCTGTCGATCACCGACGCGATGGGCCACGACATCAGGTCGGCGATGCTGGCCACCGTCCTGGTGAACGCCTCCCGCCGCGCCCGCCGTGCCGGGTGCGACCTGGCGGAGCAAGCCCGCCAGATGCACGAGGCGATCCTGGAGCACGGCAGTCACGGGCTGGCCACCGGGCAGCTGGTCCGTGTCGCCCTGGACGGAACCGGCTGCCAATTGGTCAACGCGGGGCACCCCTGGCCTCTGCGCCTGCGCGACGGAACGGTCGAGGAACTGCGCCTCGCCGTCGACCTTCCCTTCGGAGTCCCGTCACCGGCTCCCCACCGCGTTCAAGACCTCGACGTGCGCGCCGGGGACCGGCTCGTGCTCTACACCGACGGCATGCAGGAGCGCCGGGCCCGAGGCGTGGACCTGGCCGTCATGCTCCGCGACTCCGCCGCCGAGCACCCCCGCGAAGTGGTCCAGACGATGACGTCCGCCGTGTCCGTCGCCTGCCACGGCCACCTGGAGGACGACGCCTCGATCGTTTGCCTGGACTGGCGCGCTTAG
- a CDS encoding Rieske 2Fe-2S domain-containing protein has protein sequence MDTLEGQEWLDGLAAVVRKGVRALPLGRGRDALRGLWLGHPVHPVLVQVPIGAWTSAGVLDLLPGESRAARRLVALGLVSAVPAALAGWVDWAEQRPRQARVGLVHATANIVAVTAYACSLAARIKGRPILGRALGFGGMTVATVGGVLGGHLAYRQGAGVNHAEAVPVLVEPGWHRVGVPQDFPFGEPVRRMADEAAVVVVRADDGRFHALADRCNHMDGPLHEGKVIEGCLECPWHGSQFRLSDGANVQGPATAPQPRFECRIAADGQVEVRLARS, from the coding sequence ATGGACACCCTCGAAGGGCAGGAGTGGCTCGACGGGCTCGCCGCCGTCGTCCGCAAGGGCGTGCGCGCCCTGCCGCTGGGCCGGGGGCGCGACGCACTGCGCGGGCTGTGGCTCGGCCACCCCGTGCACCCGGTACTCGTCCAGGTGCCGATCGGTGCCTGGACCTCCGCCGGGGTGCTCGACCTGCTCCCCGGCGAGAGCCGTGCCGCCCGCCGTCTGGTGGCGCTGGGCCTGGTCTCCGCGGTGCCCGCGGCCCTCGCCGGATGGGTGGACTGGGCGGAGCAGCGTCCCCGGCAGGCCCGCGTGGGTCTGGTCCACGCGACCGCCAACATCGTCGCCGTCACCGCGTACGCCTGCTCACTGGCGGCCCGGATCAAGGGCCGCCCGATCCTCGGCCGGGCCCTCGGCTTCGGCGGCATGACCGTAGCCACGGTGGGCGGGGTGCTCGGCGGCCACCTCGCCTACCGGCAGGGCGCCGGCGTGAACCACGCTGAGGCGGTGCCGGTGCTGGTGGAGCCGGGCTGGCATCGCGTCGGCGTGCCGCAGGACTTCCCGTTCGGCGAGCCGGTGCGGCGGATGGCCGACGAGGCGGCCGTGGTCGTGGTCCGCGCGGACGACGGGCGGTTCCACGCCCTGGCCGACCGCTGCAACCACATGGACGGCCCCCTGCACGAGGGCAAGGTCATCGAGGGCTGCCTCGAATGTCCCTGGCACGGCAGCCAGTTCCGCCTCTCGGACGGCGCGAACGTCCAGGGGCCGGCGACCGCGCCGCAGCCCCGCTTCGAGTGCCGGATAGCCGCCGACGGGCAGGTCGAAGTCCGGCTCGCGCGGTCCTGA
- a CDS encoding cysteine hydrolase, producing MPSTYERGRVGLLLVDLVNENFSKDGKAYAIYAPEYERLGTIDNLSRLVAGVRGHKDIPVFYSTTAFTGEDYATWKHVSGMHREMFDNRLFEAGTWNTEFYEDLAPQPGEVILAPHKGLDVLHHTDLEFQLRQRDVEYLAIAGVSGIMAVESTARSAMERAHHVTTFTDAIAAPGGLVTYQAMMRGLNMISHSVVSVDDFLASLDDLGA from the coding sequence ATGCCGAGCACCTACGAACGCGGCCGCGTGGGATTGCTTCTCGTCGACCTCGTCAATGAGAACTTCTCGAAGGACGGCAAGGCCTATGCCATCTACGCGCCGGAATACGAAAGGCTGGGCACGATCGACAACCTGAGCAGGCTCGTCGCCGGGGTGCGAGGGCACAAGGACATCCCCGTCTTCTACTCGACGACCGCCTTCACCGGCGAGGACTATGCGACGTGGAAGCACGTCTCCGGGATGCACCGGGAGATGTTCGACAACCGGCTGTTCGAGGCGGGAACCTGGAACACCGAGTTCTACGAGGATCTGGCTCCCCAGCCGGGCGAGGTGATCCTCGCGCCGCACAAGGGCCTGGACGTGCTCCACCACACCGACCTCGAATTCCAGTTGCGGCAGCGCGACGTCGAATACCTGGCGATCGCCGGAGTCTCCGGGATCATGGCCGTGGAGTCGACGGCCCGCAGCGCGATGGAGCGCGCCCACCACGTCACGACGTTCACCGACGCGATCGCCGCTCCCGGCGGCCTGGTCACATACCAGGCGATGATGCGCGGCCTGAACATGATCTCGCACAGCGTGGTCAGCGTCGACGACTTCCTGGCCTCGCTCGACGACCTGGGCGCGTGA